The following proteins are co-located in the Castanea sativa cultivar Marrone di Chiusa Pesio chromosome 8, ASM4071231v1 genome:
- the LOC142606472 gene encoding uncharacterized protein LOC142606472: MNLLCWNYRGLENQLTEQELGDIIRAQDPSVVFLAKTWLDKARLEDIKVRLNFGGMVEVCRDTRGGGIVIFWRKEVDFSLDNFFPNHIDSVLNKGREDEWRFTVFYGESEGSNHHLSWACLRRLRGRNSIQWLCAGNFNEITWSHGKLGGRQRPARQMEDFRDVLDECGFRDLSFMGGKFTWGNGHPDDFTIWERLDRAVATME, from the coding sequence ATGAATCTCTTATGTTGGAACTATCGAGGGCTGGAGAACCAATTGACAGAGCAAGAGCTTGGTGATATTATCCGGGCACAAGATCCCTCAGTTGTGTTCTTAGCTAAAACATGGCTGGATAAGGCTAGGCTAGAAGATATCAAAGTTAGACTGAATTTTGGTGGTATGGTTGAAGTGTGTAGAGATACGAGAGGAGGGGGGATAgttattttttggagaaaggaAGTGGATTTTTCTCTAGATAACTTTTTCCCAAATCACATTGACAGTGTTTTGAACAAGGGTAGGGAGGATGAGTGGAGGTTCACAGTGTTTTATGGAGAATCGGAGGGTAGTAATCATCACCTATCATGGGCTTGCTTAAGAAGATTAAGGGGCAGAAATTCAATTCAATGGCTTTGTGCAGGTAATTTTAACGAGATTACATGGAGTCATGGGAAGCTTGGAGGGAGGCAAAGACCAGCTAGACAGATGGAAGATTTTAGAGATGTTTTGGATGAATGTGGATTTCGGGACCTTAGCTTTATGGGGGGAAAATTTACATGGGGTAATGGACACCCGGATGATTTTACTATTTGGGAGAGGTTGGATAGAGCAGTTGCTACAATGGAATGA
- the LOC142606473 gene encoding uncharacterized protein LOC142606473 has translation MDKYLIKKPRTQDSSPVQDSSPVQDSSPSSKRSRVDFNLENLPSDPGLRQKISSYHPNNHDEIRRYYLGKGPCRPPHDYLVGKLDSHVGGVNSAHNQAVKKSEDLQKEKQHIQSVLVKQSNQDKANYRIQLNAIVDCVRFLLFRGLAFRGHDESQGSSDKGNFLELLQFLGDHNESINEVMQNTWKNCKLTHHDIQKDMVNAIARETSKAIIEDLGNGFFSILVDESRDISVKEQMALVLRYVNKQGIIIERFLGIVHVASTTALSLKCAIEDLLCEHNLSLSRLRGQGYDGASNMQVTVVGGSCKRRDALQDAQFAKIKEDLENGVRRSGQGLNQEKNLKRPGDTRWGSYYGTILNLILMFSAVADVVEIIEEDGLFDQKEKLIHLAKFYPYDFPGTDILALDSQLQNFIFDMRNNDLFLELQGVSELAEKLVSTRKHETYPLVYLLVKLALTLPVATATVERRRGEAKKREVHVDSPSCDVSKKLPVIVENGLEANASHMEKGLDAGAGHVEIVSPKIAETNREKEPDFHGGVSSCGGKEVLKGDDRAKADAASAVKCAFIEIDDCE, from the exons atggacaaatacttGATAAAAAAACCGCGTACCCAAGATTCATCTCCtgtgcaagattcatctcctgtgcaagattcatctccATCTTCTAAGCGAAGTCGTGTtgactttaacttagaaaatcttCCTTCAGATCCTGGGCTACGACAAAAGATATCATCTTATCATCctaataatcatgatgaaataagaagatattatttAGGAAAAGGCCCTTGTCGACCTCCTCATGATTACCTG GTTGGGAAGTTAGATTCCCATGTTGGAGGAGTTAATAGTGCTCATAACCAAGCTGTCAAGAAGAGTGAAGATTTACAGAAGGAAAAGCAACACATTCAAAGTGTCTTggttaagcaatcaaatcaagataaagcTAATTATCGGATTCAATTAAACGCAATAGTTGATTGCGTAAGATTCCTTTTATTCCGAGGATTAGCTTTTCGTGGTCATGATGAATCTCAAGGTTCAAGTGATAAAGGAAATTTCCTTGagcttctacaatttttggGGGATCACAATGAATCTATCAATGAAGTGATGCAAAATACTTGGAAAAATTGCAAGCTTACCCATCATGATATTCAAAAAGACATGGTGAATGCAATTGCACGTGAAACATCTAAAGCCATCATCGAGGATCTTGGCAAtgggttcttttcaatattagttgatgagtCACGTGATATCTCAGTGAAAGAACAAATGGCACTCGTTCTTCGTTATGTGAACAAACAAGGAATTATTATAGAGCGGTTCCTTGGTATTGTACATGTAGCAAGTACCACCGCTTTGTCACTCAAATGTGCTATTGAAGATttactttgtgaacataatttgagtttatcgaGACTACGTGGGCAAGGTTATGACGGAGCTAGTAATATGCAAG taactgTTGTTGGAGGCTCTTGTAAGAGACGAGATGCTCTTCAAGATGctcaatttgccaaaattaaagaagatttagAGAATGGTGTACGAAGAAGTGGACAAGGTTTGAATCAAGAGAAAAATCTTAAACGTCCTGGTGATACACGTTGGGGATCATATTATGGGACtattctcaacttgattttgatgttctctGCTGTTGCTGATGTAGttgagattattgaagaagatggGCTCTTCgaccaaaaa gaaaagttAATACATCTAGCAAAGTTCTATCCATATGATTTTCCTGGGACAGATATCTTGGCACTTGACTCTCAGCTtcagaatttcatttttgatatgCGCAACAATGACTTGTTTTTAGAGCTTCAAGGAGTTAGTGAACTTGCTGAAAAGTTAGTGAGCACGAGGAAGCATGAgacttatccattagtctattTGCTTGTGAAGTTAGCTTTGACCCTTCCTGTTGCTACTGCAAcagtagaaagaa GAAGGGGTGAGGcgaaaaaaagagaggtgcaCGTGGATAGTCCTAGCTGTGATGTATCTAAGAAGCTACCTGTTATTGTGGAGAATGGTCTGGAGGCAAATGCTAGTCACATGGAGAAAGGGTTGGACGCAGGTGCTGGTCATGTGGAGATAGTAAGTCCTAAGATAGCTGAAACTAACAGAGAAAAAGAACCCGATTTTCATGGTGGGGTTTCTAGTTGTGGGGGTAAGGAAGTGTTG AAAGGTGATGATCGGGCCAAGGCAGATGCAGCTAGTGCTGTTAAATGTGCTTTCATAGAGATTGATGATTGTGAATAA
- the LOC142606471 gene encoding uncharacterized protein LOC142606471, with translation MYKTNYDGVAFTESEEVGIGVIIRDVKGLVIAALAEKIHYQGFMEVLEALAARRAARFVVELGLFGYEFKGDSEVVWRALRSADWAHSAIGEIIKDTLSIVGSLRTFSFSHTRQQGNCAAHALAKRAIVSFLLLVWMEHVLADISHVVISNFPATQ, from the coding sequence ATGTACAAAACAAATTATGATGGCGTAGCCTTCACTGAGTCGGAGGAAGTAGGGATAGGGGTTATAATTAGAGATGTTAAGGGGCTCGTGATTGCCGCTTTAGCTGAGAAAATTCATTATCAAGGTTTTATGGAGGTACTGGAAGCACTAGCTGCAAGAAGAGCAGCAAGATTTGTAGTGGAATTGGGCTTATTTGGTTATGAATTTAAAGGTGATTCTGAGGTGGTTTGGAGGGCTTTGAGGTCAGCAGATTGGGCTCATTCAGCCATTGGGGAGATTATCAAAGACACGTTGTCTATTGTAGGTTCGCTTcgaactttttctttctctcatactAGGCAGCAGGGCAATTGTGCAGCCCATGCTTTAGCCAAGAGAGcaattgtttcttttcttttattagtttGGATGGAGCATGTTCTAGCAGACATTAGTCATGTTGTCATTTCTAATTTTCCAGCAACGCAATAA